A genomic region of Papaver somniferum cultivar HN1 chromosome 7, ASM357369v1, whole genome shotgun sequence contains the following coding sequences:
- the LOC113297640 gene encoding protein CURVATURE THYLAKOID 1B, chloroplastic-like translates to MASSTTSLRLAISSSSTLNDGRTTGAVASPQCVSLPTLPPPTMSSQNRLQTWKSTTYCRKLARNVVAMATGDAPAEAAETPEIVKTILEAWDNVEDKYAVSSLAVAGVVALWGSAGMISAIDRLPLIPGVFELVGIGYSGWFAYKNLVFKPDRQALFQKIKETYKDVIGKS, encoded by the exons ATGGCCTCGTCAACAACTTCATTAAGACTTGCTATTTCCTCTTCGTCAACCCTCAACGATGGAAGAACCACCGGTGCCGTGGCATCACCACAATGTGTCAGCCTACCAACACTCCCTCCACCAACTATGTCGTCTCAAAATCGATTGCAAACATGGAAGTCTACGACTTACT GCCGTAAACTTGCACGTAATGTTGTCGCCATGGCTACCGGGGATGCACCAGCTGAAGCTGCTGAGACGCCTGAGATTGTGAAGACCATCCTAGAAGCT TGGGACAATGTTGAAGATAAATATGCCGTATCTTCACTTGCCGTTGCAGGTGTAGTTGCCTTGTGGGGATCTGCTGGAATGATATCA GCAATTGACAGGCTTCCATTAATTCCTGGGGTTTTTGAGCTTGTTGGAATTGGTTATTCTGGG TGGTTCGCCTACAAGAACTTGGTTTTCAAGCCAGACAG GCAAGCATTGTTTCAGAAAATCAAGGAAACTTACAAGGATGTTATTGGGAAAAGTTAA
- the LOC113297641 gene encoding metal tolerance protein 1-like: MEVQNTQPGHIIEISRDVISEGSSHGTTKVCSGAPCGFSDVGTLSKDAKERAASMRKLWIAIALCVVFITVEIVGGLKANSLAILTDAAHLLSDVAAFGISLFSLWASSWEATPRQSYGFFRIEILGTLVSIQMIWLLAGILVYEAIARIINDTGEVQGFLMFLVSAFGLVVNIVMAVLLGHDHGHGGHGHDHGAHGHDHGHGHGHNHSHDVHDPHAHTHSHDHEHDSHHSEPLLKSSEDGNNTIVVGKEKKKRNINIQGAYLHVLGDSIQSAGVMIGGAIIWYKPEWKIIDLICTLIFSVIVLGTTIRMLRNIMEVLMESTPREIDATMLEKDLCEMDEVIAIHELHIWAITVGKVLLACHVKVKPDADADLVLDKVIDHIKRVYNISHVTIQIER; this comes from the coding sequence ATGGAAGTCCAAAATACCCAACCTGGGCATATCATTGAAATAAGCAGAGACGTGATATCTGAAGGATCAAGTCATGGGACTACCAAAGTTTGCAGTGGAGCACCTTGTGGCTTTTCTGATGTGGGGACACTTTCTAAGGATGCCAAAGAACGTGCAGCATCCATGAGGAAGCTTTGGATTGCTATTGCCCTCTGTGTTGTTTTCATTACTGTAGAAATTGTTGGTGGTCTTAAAGCTAATAGTTTAGCAATTTTAACTGACGCCGCTCATCTCCTATCAGATGTTGCAGCTTTTGGTATCTCTTTATTCTCTTTGTGGGCGTCAAGTTGGGAAGCAACTCCACGACAATCTTATGGTTTCTTTAGGATTGAGATCCTCGGGACTCTTGTTTCAATCCAGATGATATGGCTGTTAGCTGGAATATTAGTATACGAAGCCATTGCTAGAATCATCAATGATACAGGTGAAGTTCAAGGGTTTTTAATGTTTCTAGTTTCTGCTTTTGGTTTGGTGGTTAATATTGTCATGGCTGTTCTGTTGGGACATGATCATGGACATGGTGGGCATGGTCATGATCATGGTGCACATGGTCATGATCATGGTCATGGCCATGGCCATAACCATAGCCATGATGTTCATGACCCTCATGCACATACCCACAGTCATGACCATGAGCATGATTCACACCATTCAGAGCCATTGCTGAAATCTTCCGAAGATGGTAATAATACAATAGTTGTGggtaaagagaagaagaaaaggaatatCAACATACAAGGAGCTTATTTGCACGTTCTTGGTGATTCAATTCAAAGCGCTGGGGTTATGATTGGAGGAGCAATTATCTGGTATAAACCTGAATGGAAGATAATCGACTTGATTTGTACACTCATCTTCTCGGTAATTGTGCTTGGAACAACAATCAGAATGTTGAGGAACATAATGGAAGTTCTTATGGAAAGTACACCACGAGAGATTGATGCAACAAtgcttgagaaagatttgtgtgaGATGGACGAAGTTATTGCTATTCATGAACTTCACATTTGGGCCATCACTGTTGGGAAGGTACTGTTGGCATGTCATGTTAAGGTAAAGCCTGATGCTGATGCAGATTTGGTGTTGGACAAAGTTATCGATCATATTAAGAGGGTTTACAATATAAGCCATGTAACTATACAGATAGAACGTTAG